In Daucus carota subsp. sativus chromosome 4, DH1 v3.0, whole genome shotgun sequence, one DNA window encodes the following:
- the LOC135151918 gene encoding sodium/calcium exchanger NCL1-like — MKDGEANESAIIELFERLDVDKSKSLTQSELKALLSDISADKVQMAEDEALMKIFEDLDTDGNEEISLEEFTIGLKKWIKKTGGNTQQYNVDRSARAWIKAIFLLVVGIVMLAVLAEPLIHSVQKFATSADIPSFYVAFVLVPLATSARTAISAIRAVRDKIPKNTRLTFSEIYDGVFMNNVLGFSVLLSVVYFRGLVWHFSAEVMIVVIVCSIMGLIASFISRFPVWIMFIAYSLYPLSLIIVYLVDDYFWSP, encoded by the exons ATGAAAGATGGAGAAGCTAATGAGTCTGCCATCATAGA GTTGTTTGAAAGACTAGATGTGGACAAGAGTAAATCTTTAACGCAGTCTGAATTGAAGGCATTGCTCTCAGATATTAGTGCAGATAAGGTGCAAATGGCTGAAGATGAGGCACTGATGAAAATATTTGAAGATCTTGACACTGATGGAAACGAAGAAATTAGTCTTGAAGAATTCACAATAGGACTCAAAAAGTGGATCAAGAAAACTGGGGGCAATACTCAACAATACAAT gtgGACAGATCTGCAAGGGCGTGGATAAAGGCTATATTTCTGTTGGTGGTTGGAATAGTAATGTTAGCAGTATTAGCCGAGCCCCTGATACACAGCGTTCAGAAATTTGCAACATCTGCAGACATACCATCATTTTATGTTGCCTTTGTTTTAGTTCCGTTGGCTACAAGTGCTAGAACAGCTATATCAGCCATTCGAGCAGTAAGAGACAAGATACCAAAAAATACCCGTTTGACATTTTCTGAG ATCTATGATGGGGTGTTCATGAACAATGTTCTTGGATTTTCTGTTCTTCTGTCAGTTGTATACTTCCGTGGTTTAGTATGGCATTTCTCTGCTGAAGTGATGATCGTAGTTATTGTTTGCTCTATAATGGGGCTTATCGCATCATTCATATCCCGTTTCCCAGTTTGGATAATGTTCATTGCCTACTCGCTGTATCCATTATCTTTGATCATCGTTTATTTGGTCGATGATTACTTTTGGTCGCCCTGA